The window AGAGGTTGCAGGTGCGGAGGTATAACCGCATCTGCGCATCCGTAGATGCGAAagatggagcgcagaagcggaaggggccAGGACGTGAGGGATCGCAGGAGCGGGCGCGCAGATGCGGCCCattgctcgcagatgcggacccagtccccttaagtcatttccgcacctgcgatggaaattccacaggtgcggcgtcgcaggtgcgactatgggccgcaggtgcgagatttctggatagaacacttaaatgcaagggttcgcgatttttgctcattttcaacattttgagctcgggtttggcgatttcttgagatCATTTTttaggggtttcttgaggtaagtcccttgtgcttattttttatcaataatctttcttccccatgtattttcccacctagttagtatgtatttaaggtgaaaattaGAAGtcggaggctagggatttggaggtttgatttgtggatttggaggaccattttgtgtcggattttagtaaatttgatatggttagactcaagAGTTAATGagcttttggattttgtgacttttacccgattttgagacgtgggcccgggtcgaccttttagggcaaatttcagaatttttgttaaagtattgatttaattaattagatgagtctattatgattgaatttatgatatgtaatttattttggctagattcgggccattcagagccggatattcatgggaaaggcattcttacagattgattgagcttggttcgaggtaagtggcttgcctaaccttgtgtgggggaactccccgtaAGAATTGTattgtttttgatatatgagcatcGTGTACGTAAGTTGACGAGTACGTAAACGGGCTAATTGTGTAAAACCCCgattttctactaagtaataacttgatttcttccttaattgaGTTCCATCAATATGTGTAGTATCCTGCTAGATTAGAATAACATGCTTACTTGccttaactgtttacttgaactacatgcagcatgtttagtgaatttataTGTCCTTCCTTAACTGATACTTAGGTTGAACTACAGGATTTCGTGCCATGATTATTGAATTCTATTATTTTTcgctgtatatttattttgggactggaacggtattccgggagatccccctgtactgtatatttactttgggactacagaacggtatttcgggagatccccatgtattgcatatttactttgggactacggaacggtattccaggagatccccatattctgtatatttactttgggactacagaacggtattccgggagatccccttgtactgcatatttactttgggactatggaacggtattccgggagatcctcctgcactacatatttactttgggactacggaacggtattccaggagatccccctgtactgcacatttacgtttgggactgcgagacggtatcttgggagatcccctgttgtgtttctgcgtactgagttgttaccttctatgatttcactgttgttagatttcagcctttattttattgcggtattacactctatcttgttttattatatatttaccagtagggccctgacctgacctcttcactactcgaccgaggttaggcttggcacttactgggtaccgattatggtgtactcatgctactctctgcacatatttttcgtgtgcagatccatgtactccTTATCAACCGCACTATCAGTGAATtaggacagctttggagacttcaaggtatatctgccgcgttcgcaaacctcggagtccccttctactcttccccatgtccattatcttctatcttttcttttgatagactctgatgtatagagacactagattttccatcctgtagtttgtgattcaggatgttccggattttgggattgttgtgtatttttgaatagttggttaaatttatatttttatttcatgtttCCGAAAAAAGTTaagcttacctagttgtagagactaggtgctgtcacgacgtCACACAGAGGAGAAATTTGGTCGTGACAGAAGTGCCCCTACCAGTCTCGGTCTCGGTCTTCATCAATACTCGAAAATGGGGCCTTGCTGGCCTGGCGAATAAGCTTGATTAGTCTCCCTCGAAAAATTCGATGATTGTATAGACGGAGCAGGTGGTCGATGGTGAACCGATTAGACTCGGTGTTATTCACAATAAAACATGGTTGATGGTGGATTTGCCCAAGGCACACCTCGTATCTCttgcaaaaatccaaaacaacTTGGTCTACCGGGCCCAgtatgaaggggtaagtgtaaacacttaaatacccctCCACGTGGTAGTAATAGCATCCTCAGGCCCGGGAACTACTACGTCTTTGCCTTCCCATTTACATTCCCCTCGGACCGCGGGAAGGGCGCTTCGATAACAGAGCATGTATACTTCGATGCTCCTTCACCCCGGTCCTATTTGGATGAGGGTTTCTCGACCTTGAAGTCGTCCGCAATTGAACAGCCCCCGAGAGTAAAAAAATTCAACGGGGGCTTGGGAGCTGGTTCGGTGGCAGTCGACTCGGTGGAAGCCACTTCGGGAGGAGCAGTCGGCCGGTTGGGAAGATGAAGAGGCAGCCTGCTGAGGGACTGGCTTGGATGTTTTGGCCATTACTATCTGAGAAAGTtcgaagatttgaagaaaaagtATGGAGGTTTGAAGGTGAAGAACAGAGTATGAAGATTCGAAGAAGGTTTGAAGGAAGTTGGTGATAGCTAGAGAATTTAAAGGTAGAAGCCTGATCGGAAAGTGGAAAAAGAACAGGGGATAGAAGCTTTTATAGGAGAAGTACGCGACGCTTCGCATTCGGAGGCAACCAACCAATGGTTGACTCGTGTTTGAAGTCAGAGTGAcgcgactgatgggacgtttATACTTCTTCGCCATTTCGGTTGTAACGTACGGAGGAAGGAACCGGAGAACATCTATCATTTCTCAACGTTTCGGCAAACCTACTCTCTGAGAAAcgaagggactatctgtatatgggtaAAACCGAGGCTAATGAGCACCCCAATTTCTCGGTGGAGTAAATGAAGCTAGGAGCCTCTCGTATCAAGGCCCAAACAAAATACCTGCCCTCGGAGCCATCGAGACCATGCCCCCCGGATCTGGTTCGAGTTCCAAGACCTCGAAAAGTATTACCAAACTTTCGCGCACGGTTAACAAAGGGTCGTGATATCCgtgcccaaccggatatcacggcgtgaatctcggcccGTATCGGCATCAGATCAGTGATTAGCGAAAAGGAAaacttttacctttcttagaattgtacttaggtaAAACTCCCCcactatataaataaaaaatttattatttaataaacACACTCTAACACGCATATCAAAACAATATAAACTTGATTTCTCTGTTTCTAAGCTATTCAAAGGTTCTTATTCTTGTTCataaattttcatatatatattggCTACGAATCGAAGGCAGATAAATTGTTACGCCCACAACCAAGCCCGAATTCAATACTACTGCTGGTTTGGCTATTTATTCTATCTTTCATTTGCTTATTTAACATCATTAATCACTTGTATCGTATTAATCCATATATctttaaaatcgcgtataaattcagttgttatccattttaagggtaaaaagtttggcgcccaccgtgaggctaaggataatagtggtagtTTGATataaattttcataacacactctgttttacgcttgttctttgagattttaatttcaggtcaacctaaaaatgtcaaaccctcAGTCTACTCACTTGAACATTGATGTTGAATCTGACCATTACGGTGAAAACAATAATATAGTGCCTAGCAACGCGGTGCCCCCTACTGATCCCAACGGAAGTCCCAGTTGCAAACCCAGTCGATAccaactcacatgtggccatccACGCCAATCTGCCGATCGACCTTGAGAACAGCATTCGTGGAGGAGCCTGTCCAATGACTCGGGGTACGATTGTTGAAACATTATATATTAACCTTTGATAAGATTTTATTAAGTTTAATGTTGAATTTTTTTCTCCACATGACCGTCAACATAACTCACTATATACAATTGCCTCCCAAAGTAACAATCATATGAGAATTTGTATTTACAAAGATGATAAACAAATCAACTATAGCTTTTTAATAATAagtacaataaatatttatattacatataAGAAAAGTAGGCTTTTGGGCCGCTAATTTTGTGAAGCCTAAAGCGGCCGCTTTAGTGGCCTGAGGGTTAAGCCCCCTCTGTACGTATATAACATATACCATCTTACCTATCAATCTTTATAGAGATTAACCAGTAACCAATTAATTAACTTAGAAGTGATTAGATTATGTAATACTccataatttaacaaataatgtCAAATTTTAACTTGTATACAATGTTTCTCCTTCTTACAtcaacatatattatatatatctttctttctttaatttcctttttttttctttttgaacacGACGTGAAATAGGTTGAAGGCCTAGTGTTCTCTAGCTAGAATAACAATGGAAAGTCAAAAAACTATGACAGTGACATTAATGTAGAATTAAAGATCACAgggaaaataagataaaaattgTCCATGATCTCATTAGACAGTAGCTGTAACTTGTAAGCCAAGCATTATTTGTTGATGTCCATATATTTAGTCATAGTCTTTCTTATTTTGAAGTCCTGTGCATGTTGCCCCCAAGAGGAAGTTACTTTTAATATTACCATATGGTATACGTACACGTTATTTTTTAATCTGTTATTTCAAGCCAGCAACCAGCTTGAGAGTTTGTATATATGAACCGTCGTCGGTGCCCAAATTTAGtttgatttgaaggaaaataactTTTTGCTGATTTATTCCCTAGTATTATAGTCTCCCCTAAGTCTGTATGTCCTTTTCAAGTGCATCACATGTGTGGCGAAAATTACGGCACACAAATATATTTGAATTTTCATGTTCAATCGAATTTAGGCATCTGTCTCGCTCACAAGCGAAGTTATGGGTATTTGATTCTTGATTCTCATacccagagagagagagagatgctCACTTGACCATTTTCATTTCAGTTCTGAATTACTGCTCGCGGAGCACCCATTTTTTCTACTTAAACAAGAAAAGGTAAAAATCAAAGACTTGCAAGTAGGGTTGGCATATATAGGGTAAAACTGATAGTCCGAATTGAAAAGTACCATTGGTTATCGGTATCGGATAATTAGGTTAATGATTCATTAACGATTTAATATTATTTGACTATTGGATTAACGATCTGTTCGGATCTTGATTTGTCTAATTTTATTAATAGTTTAACCGATAATCCAATAAGCTTAATTAAAACTATAATTTTATCCTTAAGTATATAAAGTCACCTTAGAGATTCATTCTCTCATTCTCTTAATTCTCAACCATCACTCTTCATTTTCAGACCTTACTTCTTAGGATAACTATTAGATTTTTCTGAAATTCTCATCTTCATTCTTCACagattatttgttttaaactttAAATTGTATCTTTTGTACATTTACAATTTTTTCTGTGAACTATGTACTGAGATAGTTAGTAAGATTAAATTATTGAATATCTTATTAATTACTCCTACTAACTTATTTCGTTTATTGACTATCAGAATGAAGGTGATTAGTAAGATTAGATGTGCATTTTTCACTAATTGGTAGTTGGTTAAGGATCACCAACTattctgttttaaatttttcATCTTTATGCAGCGTTATATATTACGTTTTTTTCCTTTTAGATTGAGTTACTTTATCGGGTAAATCGATAATTATATTGAAACAATAATGATTAATAACTGACTAACTTACTATCCGATATGTCGGACCTATAATATTCACAAGCGAACAGAACCGACCGATACCTACCGTTGAAGGTAGATTGTAGATGTATTATTAGGAAGATACACAGCAGGACTTCATGAGACCAAGAGATTCAAGTCGTGCAAGTTGCATTTAATACTGCTTCTATTCATCTATTAAGAGCAAAAAAGAGTCACGGATTTTTCAACTTTTTATTGCTACTATACATTGTCGGAAGATTTATTTACCTGAGTGCACGGATTTACATTCCTtagaattttggaaattttatATACTATAGCAAAGTTATACAccatatttattataaaccaaaattattttaaaatattattttctataggtaccttttatattttataacaaaataagtattttatggtatatactaccattgaggcattaaatacgctatttatgtttttcctctctcttaaacagttggacatacctatttttaagggattgtcgttattgtattcatgaatacatggcgcgaatacatgtgaatacatgcgcgtacagctggactgccccgattttaggcgctttttactgttgtattcatgaatacatggcgcaaatacatatgaatacatgcgcgtacacctggactgccctgattttaggctcTTTTTGTTGTTGTACTCATGAATACAGCAAcgcaaatacatgtgaatacactaccgtaacaactgaatagtagttataggaagtaattatgtatatggtagttataggaagttaatagcTACTAAACAATAGTGATTTATGAAAATTCCTCTAGAATTTTCTTGTTAAACTTTTAGCTTTTAGCCAATTTATCTTTTGGCGTAaactaggggtgtacataagtcgggttggttcgaattttctaattaccaaatcaaatcaattgtgtcgtattattaaatctaaagaccaatccaaaccaataaaagtcggaTTTTTTAATCTCGGGTTTTTCAGTTATTTCGGGGGTTTTTTTCTTTATAAAGTCTTCATATCACAAAACAtagaatttgtgctccaaatattctttgatcctAGTAAGAGATAATTATATAAggtgtttttcaagaaaataacataaaatatgagatgagttATGTCATtaattgtactaaaatattcaacaataaagataataaaatcgcataaaataaatataattaataagccataataaaaataaacataatctaaaattaTTAAGTTgttaaaataagtacgactaacAAGTAATATTTTTACATGACTAACCACTATAAAAAATTgtgcattttatctaaaccatgaaaaaattaaaaaaaatagataccCAACACTACTGTCATTCCTACAACAATttaattgaatgtcttttattagcattaatATTAATATGATTTTGGTTtgggatttatttgagttactaatatttatggactataaaattTATTGTAGCATTCAAAAATTATAAGTCTATACATGTAATGTCAGGTTGgcttggtttcggtttgactttttttagttaaaatcaaaccaaaccaattatggttgGGGTTTTTTtcccaacaccaaaccaaatcaaaccaaattatAATTGGATTTTGTTTATCCGATTTGGTTCGATTTATCGATGTAAACATCAGGTGTTAGACTAGTATTTAACTATTTTGTGCCAGCTTTGTTTGGCCTAACATGATTTGCCGTCTTTCCGACATGTTAGGAGTACTCACTTTCTTTTTAGGTATCTATCAATTTTCGCACTAAACTTCCTAGTATCTTTTTTGCTTATTTGTTACCTCTATGAATGTATACAAGTAGCTCCACACAAAATGAAAAATTAACTTGAGATCATAGGTGAAAGCAACTGCACAAATGCATACAAATTTAGGTTTGAAGCATTTTAAATATCAACCCAAAAGAATTTTGAAACAGTTCAAGTAACCATGTTATATATTCCTCTCTTCCTTTTTGAGTGTACAATTCAAAATGTGTAAGAATTAgaaaaaatatgtaaataaagGCGAATGGGCGAGAGGTGCACCCAACCCACCTATGACCTACCCACTCGTTAATCTCGGTGTTAAGCTAACTTGCATACATAGAGTTTtcttttcctattattttgagtATAATCTATGTGTTACTTTTGTTTTTATAATCGTGCTGTCTGAACCAACTTACGCGTACCTCAACTATTTCTATGGGATACCTACTACTCCATGTGTTATTTAATTGAGATTATTTATCCtttaattaaaccaaatatgtacCTTAAGCTACTTCTACTAGTCATTAATTCCTTTTTCCCACTTATCTTTTATTTCGTGTGTTATAAAGCAGTAGTTATTTTTTCTAAATCAAACATGAAATTTTGAGAATGGTTGAGATAtttcatcacttgtttttcataccaaacacacccttaatccaccttatttttgtttttcatgtCCTGATACATTATATTGAGTTTATCTGTGCTTGCTGCAGAGAAACTGAGAAGGTATTGGAATTCACCAGAATCTTATTGAATAAATGTACAAGCATAAGTAGCCTGTATATGTTTATAAGCTGGGATGACTTACATTATATTTCGATGGCAGAGTTACAATTGAAACTAATAGAGGAATTTCCAATTGTTTCTATACTTTTCAATTTATTCAACTACATTTTCCTGTAACAACAAAAATAAGCAATTTCAGGCATATTACATGCCAGTTCTCCCGAAAAATCATTTGGAGAGCTTCTGTGCTTCAGGaatatattttacaaagtctTCCTGAGCTTGAATGATCAAGTCATCATCGTCCCACTGGTCACGATATGTCTCGGGCTGAgtctttttattctttcttgaaATAAAATACATTTGCTTTCTCCATTCTTCAGAGGGTGGAGATCCACACTCAGCAGCCAACCAATCATCATAGTCAAACTGTAAAGATGGGGATTGTCAACGAGGCAAGACATACATGTCACTCTTTTGGTTAACCTATAAGATAGGAATAATAAGCACTAGAGCTACTTTCTTGTATAGAACGGGCATAACCATTTGGTGTTACCATGCCAGAACTAGTTTAGCCACATATACAGACGTACATATGCCAATCACGCGCAGAGATTCATATCCGAGGATGTAAATGTGCTAAAAGAACCACGACAAGCCAACTTGAGTGCACATGAGAAGTCTGCATGGATTTTCGTATGACCAACAACTTGCGTTTGCTCATAATGACAGAAGCTTACTACTCTCTAGTTCTTCAGTTtcatttctcttctctttttcttttccaaattaaCTAAGGTGGTGTAGCCTAGAACTTCTGTATGTTAAGAATAGGCATATgaagtaaaaaaggaaaggaaaagaagacGACACAGAGAACAGAAATAGAAACCTTCAACCATTCGACAAGTTTTGGCAGATGTTATACCTGACAATCATCCATATTATGAGTGTACCGTTTTGGAATGCAAGAGGTTTCCATGGATGAGTATAAAGCCTCAATATCAGCATTCATATCTTCCTTTGATGGGAGAGAAATGCGACCAGATAAAACACCAGCGATCCACTTGCTTTGCAATTCACACAAGGGGAATGGTATAACCTGGGGTCAACAACAGACAAATACTTTGTTCATGTCCGCCGTTTAAAATGTAAATTGATAAACCCAAGCACAGAATCTCTTAATTTTACCTTCCAAGGCAGCCCAACAAATGAAAGACTTGGAGCAAAGGCTGGTGGAAAAATGTGTTTGTAAAGTGGCCCAACCCGGTTGTCGTCCACAGTTACTAGTCCATTAGTTTCAAGGAAAGGAAAATGATACTTGTACCTAGGAAACATATAAGCAACATTCTTGAATACTTCATCCTCCCATCAATTTGACTATCTTGTAAGATTAATAGCAATTATTCTCGATTATGAAAGCAAAGTTAGAGATCTCTCACGGTGAATTAGGAGGTCTGTACTACCAAACTCACATAAATAATATTCATTTAgttgaaaaataacttttcttTACAAAATCAGAGAAGTTTTCTGTCCTTTAGCCAAACTCACAATATCTCACCAAATCTGGGCTTTTACCTTTCTATAGACTATATTTTCAATAATATACACTGTCCAAAATAAATTCTAAggggaacccccccccccccaccccaccccccccaaaaaaaaaacaagaactatcaccttccttttgttttctttaacCTGGGGGTGAAAAGGAAAGTTTCAACATTACTAATCACTCACCCTGTGCAGTGTAGGATGATGTCGGCAAGGACTTTGGACCCGTCTCGAAAATTCACGCCACCATCGATACCAACAGATTCAATCTGCATCATTTAGACAACTGAAGATTCAGCATCTCGTGTTGATAAAAaccacataaatatacaagttaTAAACAATTTTACCATAGAATGTTGCCAAACATTATCATAGCTAGGCAGCTTCAGCGGAACTCCACTTGTAGCTGATCTAGAAGAAATGTGGACCTCTTTAGCAACTTCAGCGATTTCTCTGGAGATATCAGTAGCACTTGCAGCACTCCCTATCAGCACAACAACCTGTCAAACCATTTATCATATATGATATGCTCTGAATATGATACCAAAATGTAGAAATGTCATATGATTGCGCAATAAGATGATATTATTTCTTTGCAATATATTAGTCAAAGCATGGAAGCTGATACAACCAGGGAGCATTTTTCCCACGACTGGGCTCGAATGAGCATACAAGTACGTTCACTTTCCGTATAGTCTACCATATATCTAAACAGCTTCATGAAAATAAGGACCACTATAGCTTCTAAGTATTAATATTAATTATAAACAAACAAGttgattaaaattaaaaagttatcTGTGTTTGTAGTGTCATCCTTCATATGTCCAGTACTTCATGCAAAAGTAACACTTGAATCATAGACTTGTCCAAAGATGTTCGGGTTCAACAGTCTATTATGTGTAGCCAGAAATTTCATGTAATAGAATATCATAGTTCACACTTTTAGTCaagaaaattaaaagataacTTCCAATGAGTAGAGCAAATTCATAATCGAAATAACTGCAAGCATTTCAGTTACGTGACCGCAGTTCTAATTCGGAAACATTTTAAAGAAACAATGAACCTGACACATACTTGGTCTCGAAAAGGATCAGGAACACGGTAATTGTGGCTGTGAATTTGCTTTCCGGGCCAGACTTCGATTCCTGAAAGGCTAAAGGCCTCCAGTTAGAAACTTCAAAAACTGCAGATTGACATAGCTTGTCAAATCATAATGACAACTCATAAATAGTCTCAAAGCTACTCATAAGGTCATCCTGAATAaggagaaaaatggaaaagaagtgCCAACTCAAAAATTTTCAACTGCTTGCAACATATGAACcataataattaacagaaaaaaATACTTATCATATGCCTCATAACTAAACAAAAATTAtgtttgaataaaaaaaatggCTGGAAGCTTAAAAAGGCTAATCTTTTATTCGTACAATATTCACTATTTGTTGTGACACTACCTCAACAACagaaagagaaaaggagaaaacaTTTCAATTCAGATGGGAAGCCAAAATTTCCTAAGAAAAACCATGACAAACAGCATGCACATAATGTTGATGCTCAAAATGATCAACTTTGATCGGCCACCACAAATAAAACAGAAGGATGGAACTGTTGGCTTAATGTACAAATAAACCTGGCTAATGGATATTACAATTGGATTACCAAATACTTGAAATATTCATACCAAACTTTATTTACAAAGACTTCATCAGCATTTGTCTTATTCCCTTAAAGAATCTACAACTACCACAAATTGAAACGTCACTATAGGAGATACTCCAATATTCTATTCAAATGTGAAGAGTTAAAGATCAAAATATAATTGGATTACCAAATACTTGAAAATTCATCAGGATTTGACTTATTATATCAAAGAATCTAAAATCGCCAGAAATTTAAAAGCAACAAAAAGAATATAGTACTCTGTTCGACTAGAAAGAACTAAAGATCAAATTTTTACCAGGAATATCAGCAGTTCTTGGTTCAGTATAATGTCCATTGCATATAACTACAGCATCATATTCCTCATTAACAAACACAGCATCATTCTCTCTCTTTTTCGAACTAACCTTCCATTTTCCATTCTCCAATAATCCCACATGGCCCACTTCCATCCCAAATCTCACAAGTCCAATAAGCCCAAAATCAACCGCAAAATCCTCCAAATAATCCAACACTTCTTTATGACCCGGATACCTCCTCGGGTCTCTATTAGGCTTTTTCTTTGCCACAAACGGATAATCCCGATAACCCATTACTTCCCGAGGAAGGTTAACACGAAGAGATGAATACAGGCTTGAGTGAACGATTTCCCGTTTTGGGTCGATCCCAATCGGGTCGGATTCTGTGGCGGGCGTGTAAACCCATGTGCCACCAAATTGATTTTCTCGTTCGAATACAACGACACTGTGACCTTCTCGTTGGAGTTCGCGGGCCGTAACGAGTCCCGCGGAACCTGCACCGATAACGGCGACGTTTTTGTTTTTGGGGGAATTTTGAGGCATATGAAAATGGGATGGAGTTGGGGATAGAAGTGTCATGTGTGTTAGTTTGCGAGAATAAAGTTGGTTTGAAGAGATGACACTTCGAAGAATCATGACTTTGTaatattttatgttgttttacgCTTTTAGCTGAGTCTCGTGTTTTGTATCttttgtgtttgtttgatttgttATGCTACTGGTATTGCATGTGTGTTTGTGGCAAGAGTGGACCCGTGAATCTTTGGTTTGATTCCTCACCAGTCACCACATTCAATGTTTCTTGTTTCGTACCGTAGTTTAGAATGAAGCTTATAATGTGACAGGTATTATCCCGTTCTTTCCGTTTATGTGATCCTACTTGagcttatatttttttattttattttcaatgatAAGTTTTAATAaccatataaatgtcatataaaCATAATAGAGGAATTAACTCAAATAGCCGCCCACTTAAtctattaaattaaaattaactgacaaatgtattatatatgtataattcatgtataattcatgtataatatatgtataattaatgtatattctATGTATATCGACTAGAAAAATTAAACATTGAATCTGACCGACTATTTGTGTAACAATACATGACATATTTAAAAGAATAATTTACGCGCCACAACAAATATTTACACTGTATTTATCATTCGTAGCTATACTTTTC is drawn from Nicotiana tabacum cultivar K326 chromosome 22, ASM71507v2, whole genome shotgun sequence and contains these coding sequences:
- the LOC107778257 gene encoding flavin-containing monooxygenase FMO GS-OX-like 4 isoform X1 — protein: MILRSVISSNQLYSRKLTHMTLLSPTPSHFHMPQNSPKNKNVAVIGAGSAGLVTARELQREGHSVVVFERENQFGGTWVYTPATESDPIGIDPKREIVHSSLYSSLRVNLPREVMGYRDYPFVAKKKPNRDPRRYPGHKEVLDYLEDFAVDFGLIGLVRFGMEVGHVGLLENGKWKVSSKKRENDAVFVNEEYDAVVICNGHYTEPRTADIPGIEVWPGKQIHSHNYRVPDPFRDQVVVLIGSAASATDISREIAEVAKEVHISSRSATSGVPLKLPSYDNVWQHSMIESVGIDGGVNFRDGSKVLADIILHCTGYKYHFPFLETNGLVTVDDNRVGPLYKHIFPPAFAPSLSFVGLPWKVIPFPLCELQSKWIAGVLSGRISLPSKEDMNADIEALYSSMETSCIPKRYTHNMDDCQFDYDDWLAAECGSPPSEEWRKQMYFISRKNKKTQPETYRDQWDDDDLIIQAQEDFVKYIPEAQKLSK
- the LOC107778257 gene encoding flavin-containing monooxygenase FMO GS-OX-like 3 isoform X2 produces the protein MILRSVISSNQLYSRKLTHMTLLSPTPSHFHMPQNSPKNKNVAVIGAGSAGLVTARELQREGHSVVVFERENQFGGTWVYTPATESDPIGIDPKREIVHSSLYSSLRVNLPREVMGYRDYPFVAKKKPNRDPRRYPGHKEVLDYLEDFAVDFGLIGLVRFGMEVGHVGLLENGKWKVSSKKRENDAVFVNEEYDAVVICNGHYTEPRTADIPGIEVWPGKQIHSHNYRVPDPFRDQVVVLIGSAASATDISREIAEVAKEVHISSRSATSGVPLKLPSYDNVWQHSMIESVGIDGGVNFRDGSKVLADIILHCTGYKYHFPFLETNGLVTVDDNRVGPLYKHIFPPAFAPSLSFVGLPWKVIPFPLCELQSKWIAGVLSGRISLPSKEDMNADIEALYSSMETSCIPKRYTHNMDDCQKF